The segment GATATTTGGTTACTAAAGCTTTTTGGAATAATGTCTTTCTTCTTCTTAtccgggggaggggagtggaagtaAGGTTACTTTAAAGGTAAATGGGCCCAAGCTCCGATAAGCATGTGTAACTATTGGGGTTACTGTGTACCCCAAACCTCTAGGGGTGCCACTAACATGCCTAATGTACCCCATTTTTAAGGCAGGCACAGCAGGTAGGTCTTGTAGGCGCTAGCCCTGGTGGGTCCCAATAGCCAATCAGACACATGGCTAAGGAAAGGGCtactagggctggcaggaaaggagAAAGGTCGCTGATACCCTGGATACAGAAGCTTAGTTACAGTTCGAAGTGAGCAATAGTGGTTCTCGTTTGGGCCCCTGGGGCAGTCCAATCGAGAGGCAGGGCACTTCAGGCCTAGTGCCTGGGGTGCCCTCTCCAGTCCAATCTGTACTCAAGCAAATAAGCATCTGCAGGCTTCCAAGCCAGGCTCAGTTAGTGTCTCTCATTGGGGGTCCCCTTTGcacaggctccctgcccagctgctgctgcttgcccAAAAGCCCCACAGAGACCTGCACCCAGCTATGATGTCCAGCAGTCACAGCCTGTACATTTGCAGCACAGTTCCCGAGGCTTCTCTCCAGCTTCCTGCTGCTAAGTGGCTCCCACTCCTAAGTCCCAAACAGGGCCCTGGCACATCCTCGTTCAGGACCTTACCTGGCCAGGGGAAGGGGATGCACAGTGAGGAGGAGGCTCATGGGAGTTGAAGTCCCTAGCtttgcagatccatcacacatgATTCATCTTAATGGTAACTCATATTCTCCAAGGCCCATAATCTGAGAATTTGGTTACACAAGAACGTGTGGTACAGATCCCCACATCCCCACACTGGTGTTTATTGTTGTGCGGTAATTATTGGTTTCATAATTATGACTATTGTATCTGGAATTTTATTTTGACTCTGTGGCCCTTCGTTCCAGAGAAGGAAGCAATCCTGTTATTTCGAAGTGTCTtacaacaattaaaaataataatgactCCACTAAAACGCAAAATTAACACAACCCTTTTTGGCCTAACTGTAAGCTAAAACACTGCTATTCCATTACAGAGTTTACTGGAAATATTAAGAGGCCAGTTGTGCCACCTTTACTTAtggtgagtagtaccttactacAGGACTAGTCCTTTTGCAGTCAACAGAACCTTACTACACATACAATCGTATTCATTGTGAGTAAGAGTGGCACAGGTAGGCCCGAAGTAAATAACAAGGGCCTTTTACAgtgatttaaatatatatatttttcctaaaaagaaaaggagtacttgtggcaccttagagactaaccaatttatttgagcatgagctttcgtgagctacagccgaagtgagctgtagctcacgaaagctcatgctcaaataaattggttagtctctaaggtgccacaagtactccttttctttttgcgaatacagactaacacggctgttactctgaaacctgtcatatttttcCTAGTTCAATATATTGAATAtaggaagtgggggaggtttagattggatattaggaaaaactttttcactaagagggtggtgaaacactggaatgcgttacctagggaggtggtagaatctccttccttagaagtttttaaggtcaggcttgacaaagccctggctgggatgatttaactgggaattggtcctgcttcgagcagggggttggactagatgaccttcaggggtcccttccaaccctgagattctatgattctatgattaaggatTTGGCTAATAACATTATTTGTGTTTGTCTAGGTACTGACTTTAATATAGATAGCTTACCCCTCCCTCGTAAACGCCATCACGACTGGGCCCTTTTCCATGAAGAGTCGCCCAAAAACAACTACAAGCTCTTCCACAAACCTACCATCACTTTGTTCAACCATACAGCTACCTTCAGTCGCCACTCCCATCTGCCGCTAACTACTCAGTATCTGGAGGGCATAGAGGTCATAAAGTCTCTGAGATACATGGTTCCACTGCAAAAGAAGAATAGCTTGAGAAAAGGACTTGCACCGCTTGTGTATGTGCAGTCCGATTGCGACCCTCCTTCAGACCGGGACATCTACGTGCGTGAGCTGATGAGCTACATCCAGGTGGACTCCTATGGTGAATGCTTGCATAACAGAGACCTTCCTCAGCACCTCAAAAACCCAGCCTCCATGGATGATGGTAACTTCTATAGAATACTTGCTCAGTACAAATTCATTCTTGCTTTTGAAAACGCAGTCTGCGAGGATTACATCACTGAAAAACTCTGGAGGCCCCTCAAGTTGGGAGTGGTACCAGTGTACTATGGGTCCTCCAGCATTACGGACTGGCTTCCTAGCAATAAGAGTGCAATCCTTGTAACAAGATTTTCACATCCCAGAGAGCTGGCGCACTACATCAAGGCACTGGACACAAATGACCAAGAGTATGAGGCCTACCTAGAATGGAAACTGAAAGGGGCCATCTCCAATCAACGACTGCTCACTGCTATCCGAGAACGCAAATGGGGAGTCCAGGATATCACGCAGGACAATTATATTGATGTGTTTGAGTGCATGGTGTGTAATAGGGTGTGGGAAAACATCAGAAGGCAGGAAAAGGTACTCATAATTCTAATTGTGTTTGgggttgttttcttttaaatatagcTAGCTTTGGTGAACAGAATCTGACTGATCTTCCAACAGGGCTAAAACTCCCATGCCATGCTGACATACACAGACTGATGTACACTTTATTTAGAGAACACTGCCTCGTAAGTTCATCAGTTATGATCATGAGGGGCCACTTGTTAGGGTCAGAGAGTAGTTCTATCTCCTTGGCCTCTCTCCTGGGATTACTAGTTGTGGTGGATTTTTCTGATAGGGACACAGCACACCTGGAATTAGACTGAAACCACAAACTCATGTCATGACTCCCTCAATCATCATGCAGTAAAGATGGGCAGCCaccttttcaaaagtgcccactgATTGTAAATTCCACAGAAGTTTAGGTGCCCAATTTCAAGCACCAAGAATGGAGGTACCCAAAAtctattttcaattttttcccccttggtcCTTTATCAATATAAATTGAATTATTTTTACATCTGCTTATCCAAATCAGGAACTGTGCTCACATTTACATTATCACACAAGCTGGCTTGGGACATCTCCTCTGCTCTTTTCTACTGTGGCAGTCTGAACTGTAGTGCTTTCTTATCAACCAGCAAGGGGAGACAGAAAACTCTTAGGAAGATGAACTGTACTCATATGCAAAATGGCACTAAGAATACTCAAGTTGTTTTCAGCTACTTGTCTGTTGCTCATTAGTTAAAGGGGATTAAAAATTTTGCCATGCAAATTATTGAGCATTCAGCTTATCTAGGATCCTCAATTCAATGGAGCCTTTAACTGATTGCAAATTTCGGATCAAACAACTTCTTTTTTGCTTAACCATGCAAGTGGAGGAAGCAGGTGTAGGAGAGAGTAACTATAgaactgaaagctgagattctcctcaTTCCCACATTGCTGGGTCTCCCTAATCAAGGAGGCTTCCAGGACCAAAAGGCCCGCTGAGTTCACCAGTGCCCGCTTCATAGCTCCTACCACACAATGCTTATATATTGAAATGATAACAAGTAATTGCTAAACTCTTAGAGTCAGAATCTCAGCTGGTATACATCAGCGCCGCTCTGTCGAAGTCAAGAGAACATCACCAATTTATACGAGCTGAGGCTTTGGCTATTATTCTCTAGGAATCTGATCCtgatccattgaaatcagtgggagctttgctaaTGACTTCAATGAGCATAGGATCAGACCCCAGAGCAGGGATTAGAATATTTTGCTGAAATGACTCAGTGGATTGGTAGCTACATAGAACCTTTTGCAGTTAGGTTATCAGTTCAGTGCAGCCCAGTTCTGTCTCATCTGGGAGCTTTTACCATCTGGTTTCTTTTTTCGGTGGCCTATATGAAAACTAATttggtttcagtccagttccccGTGAAGAGATGtctcccttctgaaaatcaaCGCCATGACTACAACTCTCGTggatgtgagagagacaaggaggtaatatcttttactggaccaacttctgttggtggaagagacaagcgtTTGAGCTTACACAgtgtcctgaagaagagctctgggaagCTCGAAAGcctctctcttccaccaacagaagctggtccaataaaaggacCAACcagcttgtgtctctcatatcccAACACGGCTACAACGACACTGCAAACAACTCATGTGGATGGGCAGAGAAACCAATCTACGCTTTCACTCTCCAGGGCATGGTTAAGGTACATTATGCAGGGCAGGGTAGGGAAGCTTTCAGTTTCACTGTATGTGCGGTGCCCATTCTATCAAAGCAGGCAGGCAGGTTACAGTCCAGAATGTGAACTTCACAAAGAGGTGTTCCTATGGTGCAAGAAACAGTGAAATATGCTTTCACTGAGAAAGAGAATTTGGGAGGAGAAGAAttcgggagggatagctcagtggtttgagcattggcctgctaaaacccagggttgtgagttcaatccttgaggggcccatttagggatctggggcaaaaattggggattggtcctgctttgagcagggggttggactaggtgacctcctgaggtcccttccaaccctgatattctatgattctaatcagTGCAGCTATCCATGACCTAGAGTCTAATTAAACCCTTCCTGTGTTTCTCCTCCATTGCCAGGGATTGTCACCCAGGAGATGGAACGCACAAGTTAACCACCTGAGCTGCCCGAAACCTGAGGCTTTCTTGTTCTCCTCTCCAAACATACGCTGGACATCTCTGCGAGAGATGTGGATACCAAGCTTTGAACAATCCAAGAAAGAAGCCCGAGCACTGAGACAGCTGGTGGAAAGGAATATGAATTTTACAGCTCAGGAATTTTGGACACTTGTATTCAAAGAATAAACACGACAGGCTATTGCACAGAGTGAGCTCCCCAAAGGAGTGTGCTTTGTAATATTCTTTTGCACACTGCCTTAACATCTGTCGGTCAATAAGTACAGGAAGGAGTTAAACTGTCCTGTAAGATAGAATGCAGTAGGTACAGTACTCAGTAAGTGCTGATAAACTACAGAATTACCCGAGcggttttttaaaaactatatttttACACTAATTGTCATTAGCTTGCACATTTGAGCATTAAGACCCCTACTAAGGAAGGTGCTTAACGCACATGCCTGATTTTAAGCctatgagtagtcccagtgaagctAATGGGACCACAGTCACTTGCTTAGTAACAGGCCCttccttgcagaatcaggaccttcgCCTTCTCTGATCCAAGCTCCCACATCCCGGGGTTGACATCCACAGGCTATGGAATAGTTTGTACAATCACATTGGTGTGACCTCTGTGGCAGCGTGCCTTTGAGACAGGTGTAGCGATCAGGCTTGCTGCTGAGTATGTCTGTTTATCATCAGTCCCCTTGGCATTCACAGGTTTAGTTGAGACTTGGCAAGCTAAGACGTCCTGAGGCTGAGAAGGAATGTAAAATGCATCAGTATTTAGCACTGGGAAATTCCAGCTGCTGCTTCCCGGGGACGGAAAGAATGAAAATGTGCTGGGTAAGATTTAACAACCATCTCCTTTTGAAAACATAGAACCCTATGAATTTTTGCCCTCCAGGAGGGTCACTCCAGATTAAATAATTCTGTTTATTCTGTAGTAATCTATTTTCTTTCACGTAGACAATAATAGCCGCACAAAGGTGAAAGGATGCGATTGGCTGAAGCAGGGATtaaatgaagggcctgatcctgctgcaaAGCcgtccctgtgtggacactggaaatgctacagtggcacagctggaacAGAGCTGTCACAGAGTCAAAGTGCCTAGCCCGCTATCGGAGCCAGCCCATGAGGCATATCTGATAcccaggggtatgtctacactgcagaaatAACCCCCCCAAACCAAAACTGTGCaacgagtctcagagcctgagtcaactgtGGGACTTGCACTACCGGGCTCAAAATAGCGGGCAAGGCGTTCCCGCTCAGTCTGCAGCCAGTCTGTGAGAccagcccaagtgggaacatccacactactatttttagccctgttgcatgagcccaagtcagttgactcaggctcagactggCTGCCTTGTTTttggtttgcagtgtagacgtaccctgacaTGCAGTCTTCAAAAAAATTGCCTGTTTTACCTTTTAACATAACACCAAGAGCTGTAAAATattgcgcgctctctctctctctctcttttaagaaGCTGTGAAGAGGGTTGATGCTGGAATGATCGGGCCATCTGAGAGCGATGAACTAAGCATAAAGTAGGAGAACAATGGAGCGACTAATTTAGAAATCTTACACTAATCAATGACTAAGAAAGTAATTAAAGACATACAATATAAGAATTACTGTGTTCATTTCAGTGCAGCATGGGCCCTGGTCACACTGCTGGTGCATGACTGGGCTCTCTCCTGCACACAGGATGCTGAGATGGGGTGGCACCCTTTGGAAATTCAGCCAAATACGTACTCAGGCGAGGCATTAGAGAAAGTTGCAGAGGGATCTTGAAGGCTGTAGGTGCTGCATACTTGCCATGTGTGTGATGCCTTTTACCAGTCATCTGCCCTGTGTCTGCCTTCCAAGAAATATGGTGATACAATGCGTGGTCTCCCAGCTGCCTTTCTGACAGTGGATTGGGAAGAACAGCACATGGGGCATCTCTGTTTGGGCCTTAAGACATTGATTGTCCACCCCAACACACTCCTTTCATCTGCTGTCCTGAGCAATCAAGTATAGCATGTGGATTCAGCTACTTCTCCACAGAAGTGCAAAACAAATGGTCATGCCTAGAGAGTAGCCCTGTGTAATGCATCTTCAGATCTGGCCGCATGCTTTACTCTATGTAATTATTATACTTCATATATCAAACTAAacagtgtaaaataaatattttccaaattaaaaaaaaagtccccaaaaGTAACCCCCCATCTCTTATTGGGCcaaattttataatatttttagcAGTTTATCTAACAGCCATCTTTGTACGAAACCAAACATTACAAAAATAGTGTAGCATCACTAAAGCTTAGACATATACAGAAGGAGTAGGAGGAAGAGCAATGTTATGATAAAGTTCTAACTGCCCTACATTTTCTGCTGAATGGTTTTTAAAACTACTGATCTCTCGCTTCCCGGCATCTGTGTAAATATGTCTACTAAACACAGTTTTAAATGTCTGTAATGTAGTTGGTTTGCTCATCTCTTAAtatgctcctttaaaaaaaaaaggcattattTACATTCGGCATCTGGAATATCTGGGAAGTTTTTTCATCTAGCATGTGTACGTATTACATACAAAACACtttattaaaagaatattaaagttgcaaagtcaagcatgaCCAtattacaggggtgggcaaactttttggcctgagggccacatctgggtggggaaattgtatgctggggtagggggttggtgtgtgggagggagtgtggggtgcaggaggggtgtgggtgctggggtgcttcagggcagggggttaggggctcagggcaggatgttggggtgcagaaggcgtgtggcagggggctcagggaagggggttgggaactcagagtagggggttggggtgcaggaggggtgtggcagggggctcaagggagggagttggggactctgggctgagggttaggggctcagggcagtgggttggggtgcaggaggagtatggcagggggctcaaggcagagggttggggtgcaagaggggttcagggtgcgggctctggcccagcgctgcttacctcgagcggctccagggtggcagcggtgcgcagcagggctaaggcaggcttcctgcctgccctggccccgcgctgctTCCAGAAGGGGCCggcatgtccagcagtggctcctgggggtggggtggggcaggcggctCCGCTGTGTACTGTCCTCGCCTGCATgtaccacccccaaagctcccattggctgcggtttccccgttcctggccaatgggagcggtggggggtggtgcctggaggcgaGGGCAacacatggagccctctgccccaccccagaggggccgtaGGGACATGGTGCCatccgcttccaggagctgtgtgggggccagggcaggcaaggagcctgccttagccccactgcgccatggggctggcaatcccacaggccggattgaaagccctgacaggccatagtttgccctcccctgccatATTATTTAAGAAGTCTGCCAGGAGTAGAATGCAGTAGGGTTTCGGTCTAGTACCATATCCAGAAGCGAAGAGAACATCCTCTCCTTTCTTGCAAC is part of the Caretta caretta isolate rCarCar2 chromosome 5, rCarCar1.hap1, whole genome shotgun sequence genome and harbors:
- the POFUT3 gene encoding GDP-fucose protein O-fucosyltransferase 3 — protein: MIRIGRKKLWASLFCFTAFFFLLVTLQVVLELGKSERKIKVSSLQDGSLKLEEQRKHAYQFFNKQELYSYTRRVLDADRYPILLWWSPLTGETGRLGQCGQDVCFFTIKRTYQHNHMTKAFLFYGTDFNIDSLPLPRKRHHDWALFHEESPKNNYKLFHKPTITLFNHTATFSRHSHLPLTTQYLEGIEVIKSLRYMVPLQKKNSLRKGLAPLVYVQSDCDPPSDRDIYVRELMSYIQVDSYGECLHNRDLPQHLKNPASMDDGNFYRILAQYKFILAFENAVCEDYITEKLWRPLKLGVVPVYYGSSSITDWLPSNKSAILVTRFSHPRELAHYIKALDTNDQEYEAYLEWKLKGAISNQRLLTAIRERKWGVQDITQDNYIDVFECMVCNRVWENIRRQEKGLSPRRWNAQVNHLSCPKPEAFLFSSPNIRWTSLREMWIPSFEQSKKEARALRQLVERNMNFTAQEFWTLVFKE